A genome region from Tolypothrix sp. PCC 7712 includes the following:
- a CDS encoding phycobilisome rod-core linker polypeptide: MAIPLLEYTPISQNQRVASLEVPGDEQPRTFSTDNILSATDLDVLIEAAYRQIFFHAFASDRERFLESQLRNGQITVRDFIRGLLLSNTYKRSFYDLNSNYRFVEQTVQRVLGRDVYNEREKIAWSIVVATKGIKGFVDDLLNSDEYLQAFGYDTVPYQRRRVLPGRVAGETPFNIKSPRYDSYHRAKLGFPQIIWQTTVRGFTPQEKKPTAGNPALFLDMAKSINARGNAPQQLSVQNIDIEKAVPYRRK; the protein is encoded by the coding sequence GTGGCAATTCCTCTTTTAGAATATACCCCTATTTCTCAAAACCAGCGGGTAGCAAGTCTTGAAGTTCCTGGAGATGAGCAACCAAGGACTTTCTCTACTGACAACATACTTTCCGCAACAGATTTAGATGTTCTGATTGAAGCAGCTTATCGTCAGATTTTCTTTCATGCATTTGCTTCCGATCGCGAGCGTTTCCTAGAGTCCCAACTCCGTAACGGTCAGATCACAGTGCGTGACTTCATTCGCGGCTTGTTGCTCTCTAATACTTACAAACGTAGTTTCTACGATCTGAACAGCAACTATCGTTTCGTTGAACAGACAGTACAGCGCGTTCTTGGCCGCGATGTATACAACGAGCGCGAAAAGATTGCTTGGTCAATTGTGGTAGCGACAAAGGGTATTAAAGGCTTTGTTGACGATCTACTAAATTCTGATGAGTACCTCCAAGCTTTTGGCTACGACACCGTACCTTACCAACGTCGTCGGGTACTACCTGGTCGTGTAGCAGGCGAAACACCTTTTAACATCAAGTCTCCTCGCTACGATTCATACCATCGTGCGAAGTTGGGCTTCCCCCAAATCATTTGGCAAACTACCGTTCGTGGCTTTACCCCCCAAGAGAAGAAGCCTACAGCTGGTAACCCTGCTCTCTTCCTTGATATGGCGAAAAGCATCAACGCTAGAGGTAATGCACCTCAGCAGCTCTCAGTACAGAACATTGATATTGAGAAAGCGGTTCCCTATCGCCGTAAATAA
- a CDS encoding phycobilisome linker polypeptide, with protein sequence MLGQTGFDAGSNPSSNSRVFRYEVVGLRQTSESDNNQYDIRHSGSVFINVPYNRMNQEMKRISRLGGKIVNIEPLNVAIAQPSAVPHRGGGRR encoded by the coding sequence ATGTTAGGTCAAACTGGATTTGATGCTGGTAGCAACCCTTCATCCAATAGCCGAGTATTTCGTTACGAAGTAGTAGGTTTGCGCCAAACCTCCGAAAGCGACAACAATCAATACGACATTCGGCATAGTGGCAGCGTATTTATCAATGTCCCCTACAATCGCATGAATCAAGAAATGAAACGGATTAGCCGTCTAGGTGGTAAGATTGTCAACATTGAGCCTTTAAATGTAGCGATCGCTCAACCTAGTGCAGTACCTCACCGAGGTGGTGGTAGACGCTAA